The following proteins come from a genomic window of Mustela lutreola isolate mMusLut2 chromosome 6, mMusLut2.pri, whole genome shotgun sequence:
- the LOC131834098 gene encoding glutathione S-transferase A4 isoform X2 produces MGFSCRRSRGNHLLFQQVPMVEIDGMKLVQTRSILHYIADKHHLFGKDLKERTLIDMYVEGTLDLLELIIMHPFLKPDDQQKEVVNMAQKAIIRYFPVFEKVLRDHGQRFLVGNELSLADVILLQTILALEEKIPNILSAFPHLQEFTVKISNIPTIKKFLEPGSKKKPPPDDIYVRTVYNIFMP; encoded by the exons ATGGGTTTTAGCTGCCGCCGGAGTCGAG GTAACCACCTGCTGTTCCAACAAGTGCCAATGGTTGAAATTGACGGGATGAAGTTGGTGCAGACCCGAAGCATCCTTCACTACATAGCAGATAAACACCACCTCTTCGGCAAGGATCTCAAGGAGAGAACCCT gattgACATGTACGTGGAGGGAACACTAGATCTGCTGGAACTGATTATCATGCATCCTTTTCTAAAACCAGATGACCAACAAAAGGAAGTGGTTAACATGGCCCAGAAAGCTATAATTAGATACTTTCCTGTGTTTGAAAAG GTTTTAAGAGATCATGGGCAAAGGTTTCTCGTTGGTAACGAGCTGAGCCTTGCAGATGTGATTCTACTACAAACCATTTTGGCTCTAGAAGAGAAAATCCCCAATATCCTGTCTGCATTTCCTCATCTCCAG GAGTTCACAGTGAAAATAAGTAATATCCCTACAATTAAGAAATTTCTGGAACCTGGCAGCAAGAAGAAGCCTCCTCCTGATGACATCTACGTGAGAACCGTCTACAACATCTTTATGCCATAA
- the LOC131834098 gene encoding glutathione S-transferase A4 isoform X1, protein MAAKPKLHYPNGRGRMESVRWVLAAAGVEFDEEFLETKEQLQKLQDGNHLLFQQVPMVEIDGMKLVQTRSILHYIADKHHLFGKDLKERTLIDMYVEGTLDLLELIIMHPFLKPDDQQKEVVNMAQKAIIRYFPVFEKVLRDHGQRFLVGNELSLADVILLQTILALEEKIPNILSAFPHLQEFTVKISNIPTIKKFLEPGSKKKPPPDDIYVRTVYNIFMP, encoded by the exons ATGGCAGCGAAGCCCAAACTCCACTACCCTAATGGAAGAGGCCGGATGGAATCCGTAAGATGGGTTTTAGCTGCCGCCGGAGTCGAG tttgatgaagaattcttagaaacaaaagaacagtTGCAGAAGTTGCAGGATG GTAACCACCTGCTGTTCCAACAAGTGCCAATGGTTGAAATTGACGGGATGAAGTTGGTGCAGACCCGAAGCATCCTTCACTACATAGCAGATAAACACCACCTCTTCGGCAAGGATCTCAAGGAGAGAACCCT gattgACATGTACGTGGAGGGAACACTAGATCTGCTGGAACTGATTATCATGCATCCTTTTCTAAAACCAGATGACCAACAAAAGGAAGTGGTTAACATGGCCCAGAAAGCTATAATTAGATACTTTCCTGTGTTTGAAAAG GTTTTAAGAGATCATGGGCAAAGGTTTCTCGTTGGTAACGAGCTGAGCCTTGCAGATGTGATTCTACTACAAACCATTTTGGCTCTAGAAGAGAAAATCCCCAATATCCTGTCTGCATTTCCTCATCTCCAG GAGTTCACAGTGAAAATAAGTAATATCCCTACAATTAAGAAATTTCTGGAACCTGGCAGCAAGAAGAAGCCTCCTCCTGATGACATCTACGTGAGAACCGTCTACAACATCTTTATGCCATAA